Within the Chitinophagales bacterium genome, the region ACTACACTTTTTATAGCCGCAATATCGGGATGGGGAGCGTTGGCAACTAAAAGGATTTTTTGTCTGTTGTCAATTACTTCTATGTAGAAATCGTAGTAGTTATTTTTTGTAGTTATCTCATTTTCAAACTCTTGTAAGCTAACTCTATATTTATGAATACCTACTGATGATGCATTTATAATAAAACTTGTTTCTTGCTCGTCAAAATCGTTTTTAATTTGTAAAGTTTTATTGTCTAATTTTTGAGCCGAATTTTTGCCAATTTTAGAAATACTAACGGCATAGTTTTTATTGGCTAAATGATTGGCTTGCAAGCCTATTTCTATTTCTAATTTATCATCTAAATATGCCAGTTTATTGTTTCTTACAAACATTATTTTGGCATCGGTTTGAATATTAGTATCTCCTAAAGCAATGGTGTATAAAGGAAAATCAAATGAGGTGTAGTAAGGATTATTTCCTTTGTTGTAAATACCGTCAGAAGCAAAAATTACTGCTCCCACATTTTGATTGTAAAAAGTACCGTTTATTTGTTCTAAAGCGTTGCTTAAATCGCTGGCTTTGCCTTTAAAATCTAAAGTGTCAACGGCTTTTATTTCTTCATCAAATGCAAAATATTGTATTTCAAAATCTTTAGATAAATCGGTTAAAACGCTGTTGAGTTTATTTATATAATTAGCAGAATCTTCTTTGTTCCAGTTTAGTTTTATAGATTCGCTATTATCGTGAGCTAATACTAATACCGGCTGAATTTTGTCAACTTGTTTTTTCTTTATAAAAGGCGAAAGCAATAGAAAAGCAATAGTGCTAGCACTAAGAAAACGCAATAACGCCAATCCAAAAATTATTTTATTGGTGTGTTTGGTTTCAAGCGTAAAAACATTATTTTTAACATACAACAAAGACGCATAAATGCCTCCAAGTAAAAGGCAAAAAAGTATAAACCAAATAGGATATTGAAATATCAATTGCATAAAATTACCTATTCAATCCTCCGCAAACGCTAATTACTTGTCCATTTACATAACTACTTAAATCAGAAGCAAGAAATAGAGCCGTATTGGCTACTTCTTCGGCAGTGCCTAATCTTTTTTGAGGAATACCTGCCAAATAACCTTTTTTTACATCTTCGGGTAGTTCATCTGTCATATCGGTTTGAATAAAACCCGGAGCTATGGCATTGGTCCGTATATTTCTTGAGCCCAGTTCATCTGCTACAGATTTGGTAAAACCAATAATTCCCGCTTTAGATGCCGAATAGTTGCTTTGTCCCGCTTGCCCTTTCATGCCCACAATAGAAGTGAGATTAATGATACTTCCTTTGCGTTGTTTTAGCATTATATAGGAAACAGGTTTTGTTAAATTAAAAATAGATTTTAAGTTGGTTTCCAAAACGCTGTCCCAATCTTCTTCATTTATTCTAAGTAACAAATTATCTTTTGTAATGCCTGCATTGTTTACCAAAACATCTATACTGCCAAAATCTTCATTTACTTGCTTGCTCAGTTCTTGAGCATCATTGTAAGAAGCGGCATTAGATTTATAACCTTTAACTTTTACGCCCAGTTTAGACAATTCATTTTCTAATGTCTTAGCTTTTTGCTCAGAAGAATGATAGGTAAAAGCAATATTAGCACCATTTTGGGCAAAAACTTTAGCTATTGCGTTTCCTATACCTCTTGATGCACCAGTTACTAAGGCAACTTTATTTTCTAGTAATTTCATTCTAATGCTTTTGGCTTTTAGCCTCTAGCTATTAGCTTAAAGGTAAAAGCTTATTTTCCTTTATAAACCTTATTTTTATTGTAAACAGATTACGCTTTTACACCCAATACTTCTGCCATTGTTTCTCCAATATTAGCTGGAGATTCTACTACGTGAATACCACATTCTGCCATTATTTTCATTTTAGCAGCTGCAGTATCGTCTTTTCCGCCTACAATAGCACCAGCGTGTCCCATTGTTCTTCCTTCCGGAGCTGTTTGCCCCGCTATAAAACCTACAACAGGTTTAGTGCCATTTTCTTTTATCCAATGAGCGGCATCGGCTTCTAAAGTTCCGCCTATTTCGCCTATCATTACTATGCCTTTAGTTTCCGGGTCGTTCATTAAAAGCTCTACAGCTTCTTTAGTAGTTGTACCTATAATTGGGTCGCCACCAATGCCTATAGCCGTAGTAATACCTAAACCGGCTTTTACCACTTGGTCGGCAGCTTCATAAGTCAATGTACCCGATTTAGAAACTATACCTATACTTCCTTTTTTGAAAACAAAACCTGGCATAATCCCCACTTTAGCTTCATCGGCAGTAATAACACCCGGGCAGTTAGGACCTACCATACGTACATCTTTATTGCTGATAAAAGCTTTAACTTTTGTCATATCTTGCACCGGAATACCTTCGGTAATAGTTATAATTACTTTAATATCGGCATCGGCAGCTTCCATAATAGCATCGGCAGCAAAAGCAGGTGGAACAAAAATTATAGAAACATCTGCTCCTGTTTTATTAACAGCATCTGCCACAGTGTTAAATACAGGCAAGCCTAAATGCTCTTGACCACCTTTTCCCGGAGTAACACCACCAACTACCTTGGTTCCATATTCTATCATTTGGCTGGCATGAAAAGTTCCTTCTTTTCCTGTAAAACCTTGAACTATAATTTTTGAATCTTTATTTACTAATACTGACATAATTTTGTTTTATTATTTTGGTGCGAAAATAAGGAAAAAATGGTTTAATACTAAGAGAAAGTAGTTTAATTAATGTGAATAAGATTTTTTGAGTATTAAAAAACCTATTTACTTATAAAGATATAGGCAATAACTAAAAATAAACTAAATTTGTGTATCATGGCTTATACAAAGTTAAAAGCAAGAATACATGAAATAATTTTTGAGGCAGATACCAAAGCAGGTAAAAACTTTGATATTGTTTTATTAATACTTATTATTATAAGTATTGTAGCTACTATGTTAGAAACAGTAGCGAGTATTAAGTTAAATTATGGTGATTATTTAATTAGCTTAGAGTGGGTTTTAACTATTGTTTTTACAATAGAATATATATTAAGGGTGTATAGTTCTAAAAAACCTATTTCTTACATTTTTAGCTTTTATGGTTTGGTAGATTTAATGTCTATATTCCCTACTTATTTTGGTATATTTTATCCTAATACCAGAGCCATGTCTATTATCCGTTCGTTAAGGCTGTTAAGGGTATTTCGTGTGCTTAAAATGGGGCAGTTTATTAATGCTAACGATACACTATTAGGTGCTTTAAAACAGAGTAGAAGCAAAATTATTGTCTTTTTAATGACGGTATGTATTATTGTTTTTATAGTGGGAGCATTAATGTATGTTATAGAAGGAAAAAATGGTAGCGGTTTTGACAATATACCTGTTAGTATTTATTGGGCTATAGTTACCGTTACTACCGTTGGCTATGGCGATATTGCTCCTATTACACCATTGGGACAGTTTTTTGCTTCGGTATTAATGATAATTGGTTATGCCATTATAGCTATACCCACAGGAATAGTGGG harbors:
- the fabG gene encoding 3-oxoacyl-[acyl-carrier-protein] reductase, encoding MKLLENKVALVTGASRGIGNAIAKVFAQNGANIAFTYHSSEQKAKTLENELSKLGVKVKGYKSNAASYNDAQELSKQVNEDFGSIDVLVNNAGITKDNLLLRINEEDWDSVLETNLKSIFNLTKPVSYIMLKQRKGSIINLTSIVGMKGQAGQSNYSASKAGIIGFTKSVADELGSRNIRTNAIAPGFIQTDMTDELPEDVKKGYLAGIPQKRLGTAEEVANTALFLASDLSSYVNGQVISVCGGLNR
- the sucD gene encoding succinate--CoA ligase subunit alpha — translated: MSVLVNKDSKIIVQGFTGKEGTFHASQMIEYGTKVVGGVTPGKGGQEHLGLPVFNTVADAVNKTGADVSIIFVPPAFAADAIMEAADADIKVIITITEGIPVQDMTKVKAFISNKDVRMVGPNCPGVITADEAKVGIMPGFVFKKGSIGIVSKSGTLTYEAADQVVKAGLGITTAIGIGGDPIIGTTTKEAVELLMNDPETKGIVMIGEIGGTLEADAAHWIKENGTKPVVGFIAGQTAPEGRTMGHAGAIVGGKDDTAAAKMKIMAECGIHVVESPANIGETMAEVLGVKA
- a CDS encoding ion transporter, with protein sequence MAYTKLKARIHEIIFEADTKAGKNFDIVLLILIIISIVATMLETVASIKLNYGDYLISLEWVLTIVFTIEYILRVYSSKKPISYIFSFYGLVDLMSIFPTYFGIFYPNTRAMSIIRSLRLLRVFRVLKMGQFINANDTLLGALKQSRSKIIVFLMTVCIIVFIVGALMYVIEGKNGSGFDNIPVSIYWAIVTVTTVGYGDIAPITPLGQFFASVLMIIGYAIIAIPTGIVGSEMVKESRKEELSTQVCHHCQKEDHKRDATFCYNCGYKLD